A region of the Candidatus Methylomirabilis oxygeniifera genome:
GGGAGGGATGTTTTCAAACCGTTAGCCTTGCACCCACTGAAGAATTAGTAACTTAGCTGCGCCTAAGAAATAAGTATAGCCCAATTCTGTAAGAAAACAATAGCTAATTTTCAGAAAGTAAGTTACGTCAAGCTTAACGTTCAGGCTGTCAACCTTAACGTCGCAGACATTACGCTGAACGTTGAGTCCGAACTTCTTAGCCAAGCCTAACGCGCCCACTCGCTCCTTTCTGGCGCAAGCAGTGCGCCTCTCTCTCGCTCGATCGCATCATCTCGATAGGCCGCGTCCCCCTTTGGTCGTCGTATAGTCCCACGGTCTCCTCGTTCGTTGCCTTGTCACCCTCTTCCACGAAAATGGTGAGAGAGAGGAGCTACCTAAAATCAGTCACACTAAACAAAAAGCAGAGCAGATGTCAGCATAGGTCAATACTGTTCCTAAGTGCCTGGAGAAATAGTTAGTCTTGTAACCATGTGAAGATTTATTTAAAATGAGTGTTGACTTCTGAATCGCGATGTTTTATATTTGCCTAGATTCCTCGTAGCCTTCCCTTAATCAACACGCCACAGGCCTTCTGTTCTTCCACAAAATTTAACGCCAACCCTTTCACCTTTCCGCTGTACCCACCCCGATTAACTGCCCACCCCAATGCGTTTAAAACAGGTCAAGATCCCCTCCTTTGCTTTTGATAGCCACTCCAAACTGGCCACCTACCCGAAGGCTTTGGCGTCAGACGGTCAGATCGTTACCTCTGGGGCGATGGACGTCCTTCTGCATGTGGCCAAGCACCCACCCACATTTGCAATGATCGATGGCCAAACCTACCTCATTTCTAACCTCCTAAGCTGGCATCTCATCCGGGAGGTACTCGACCGCAATGAATTCGTTGCAGCAATCTGCGATCCCTCGGAGTGCTCGCAGCACGCCGATGTCGAGCGTTTTGCTCGCTACGACGATGCGCTGCATATCGGACTTGTCAGGACACATACTTCAGCCGCCAAGAGCAGGCCCACTGACACCCGGAAACGGCACTTAGAAGCAGGACAGATTTGTCCAGTGTGCATCAATTACAGATCGGACAAGGTCAAGCCCCTCGAAGTGCCCATGTCTACTGATCAAAACTGGCGTGCTGTCCGTGCTCGGGGGCTCGACGGTATAGTCAAGTGTCACCGATGCAGATTCAGGCTCACGCTCAGCCATGAGGAATATAGCCGCTTTCTTGTCTACAGCCTTTCCACGTCCGAAATCGTCACCATGCGGCTTGACGGGAATCAGCCCGTGATCTGTCCCGTTTGCGCAGCACGAGGCAGGCGCGGGATCGTCCTGATGCGCTGGCACGACGATTGTATAGTAACGCGTTGTTCTCACTGCCTCTATGATTTTGAGGCGTACTCGCTCCGCGCCGAGGCGGCATGAATCAGAATTATGTACTGACAGAATTCCTCAATCGCACCGGCACTCGCACAGCTACTGAAACCTCTTACTGGAATAGTAATATCATCACCCACATTCGACCGCACCTACTCAACGCCCTGTCCGGATTACCAGAGCACACGGTCAGACGCTGGCTTTGGGCACTTCTCAGCGCTGCTGACGTACCTTTCGAGTGTGAAGGGATTCTCGCAGGTGAGCATGTCCTGCGATATTTAGTCGACCGGCATCTCTCATCCACGCTCTCACTAACGCGCATTAACGCCCGCTCCACAACAGTTTCGTGGCAGCCCAACCCGCTTGACCCGACAATTCCACACCAAGTTCTTGATGCACTCTTTCATGCCCTTCGCGGATTATCGCCCGAGCGCACGGCACCTCTCAACAGGCGTCCGCCTCAGAGGGAGGGAGAGATTTGGTCGTTTTACCTCCAAGCGTTCCCGTTCGGGAAAAAATGTCCCTCCGCACTGCTGTTCGCGACCTGCGGAATCCTCTTGGGTCTGCGACTTCAACTCTACCACCGGAATGAGCCAGAAACGCTCAAGTGGTACGCAACTGCAGCACGAATGTTGTTTAAGTACTTCAACCACAATAGACTCACCACTCCGATTCAGCCACTCAACCGAAAAGACTTCCTGGCGATTGTTGAGTGGAGCCTCCAAGCTCTTACCAAGAACCTCCGGCGGAGCAATGATCCCAAAGCATTACGCGAACTATACCGCGTTCGCCTCAAGCGACTCTTTGACGGCCATCAAGCCAAAAAACACCCCCATGTGGGGCCAACCAAGAACAACATCAAGACTCCAGAACCGGCGATAGCCTCCTACGAACATCGTCCCATGGACGACCTTCCCCCAGAGATGGCCGGCGATGATCCCGCTGCAGCGTCCCTCAACCCGTTACACATTGACGAATGCGTCGGTTATGATACAGACGACGATGACGGCACAGCGGGCGATACTGTGATACAGGAGCGTGATCTCGCCATTCATCGCTCCGCGATCTATACGCAACCCCCGACCCAGGACGTTGTCCCGCGTAAGCCCTCCCTCTCGTCGAGCGACGTATCACGCTTTATCCTTCACCAATTTCCCTTCTGGTGGGATCCTCTCCGTGGCGGGATTGGACCACACCGGTTGATCGCTTGGCATAGACAGATCGACGCATGGCTTCAGACCGGCGTCGCAGATGGCCGCCTCTTGGTTCCACCCCTTTCCATGTACTACGGCTGGGCTGGGTTCGCCATCACTGAGATTCAGGTAGCTTCCTATCCCACTGACGAGGATGCTCCTACAATTCCTCGGGACTGCTTCCTCTTCGATCCGGTCCGATGGCTCTTTTTTTACTACCAGCAGACACTCCAAGGACGCTCCTCCTTCATCCCGAAGTCACCAGATGGGTGGAGGCCATCGACTCGCTGGATTGCCGTCCCGGTCGCTCCTAGACTTTCACCACTTCTCGCAACTACCCTGAAGTTTCTGGATGCGCACAACGCCCTCGTCGAGGGAGCCTCGCTCCTGCAGATCCTTACCAGAGATGGAACCCTCACGCCGCTGACGCCACGCCGATTCAAACAGATCCATCGCTCAATACTGAAAAAGACTCAACGAGACCTGCCGACACCTCCTGCCCTCGCCAGAGCGTTTCATCCGCTTATCACTACCCTGTGCGGACTAGATGAGGTAAGCGCCCGCTACCTCTCACGCCGCACGATCACTCGGGGATTCGTCCAATCTCACTATACCCACCTGACTTTCGATCGCTTCTTCCAGGTATGCTACCAGGCCTGGAACATCTTGGACAAATGGTTGTGCGGGTTCATGGAATGATCGACATGATGCCGCGGCCCTCACGGGGCGACACTCCACGCGATCGACTTGTCCTGTCTGTCCCGCCGCCTGGCGGTTTCGGATCGCCGGTCGTCCGCACGACGGCGGCCACGCGGGATATAATTCTGCAACTCGAAGATACGATTATCCGGACAGCCAAGCCCTGGAATCGAGAGGACGTTTTGATCCACCATACAAGCATGACCGCTTACACCATGCTTGCGGTTTTTCACCTGGGCATCCGCCCGCGCAACACGCCGCATATAGGTGGAGCGGACTTGACCGGCGCCACCGCCCACTGGGTAATACAAGACAAGAGCAGCAAGATCTACTTTGAAGAGCGTCTCCTGTATGTCCCACCAGTCGTTGTCCACCTAGTCCAACAACTCGGGACGTTTCGAGGGCGGCTGGAGCGTGAGATTCTGAATCACCTCGGCTCTTCTGCCATCGCCCGACTGCCGGCAGATCCCTTATTCTTTTTCGATACAACTGGGTCGGTAGTCCCGTTTTCTTTGAAGGCATTCTGGGCGGCGCTTTGTGCGTTACCTATCGGGTTCCCGGCCGACACGCCGAGAAACTTCGGCCGCCACTGGCTTCGCACCCGACTCGCCGAAGACGGCGTCGCGGATGACCTGATGAACATGTGGTTTGGTCACACCGCGGCCGGTCGCGAACCGCTCGCCAATCACGCCAGTACGTGTTACGGACCCGCCCTGGCTCAACTCAGAGACAGAATTGCCGAATATTTACGAGAACTCGGCTTCAAGCATCTTGAATATTTCCGCCCCACAACAAGGAGGAGGTTCCTATGACGACCCCCGCCACCATGGATGATGCAATCAGTGATCTCGCCGCTCGCATGGATCGAAGGAGCCGCCATGGCGAATCGATCGCCAAGGCTTGGTGGCGCATAAGGCTGCGAATCTTGGCAATACCGATCGGTTCCGACGGTATGCGACACCTGGCAGACGATGATGTCCGGGCCCTCTCCGCGCGCTTAAGTAAGCCGGATGACCCCCGAGTTCATCGTATTGAGCAAGACAAGCGTCTCAACGATATCCTGGCCGAACTCCAGCTCCACAAGTTCCTGAAAAGCCCATTTATGAATCATCCGGTCCAGGTTCCTCGGCATCTCCTCCTCACCCTCGACGACCTCGACCCCGCAATGATCGAACGCGCTCAGAATTTCCGTCAACGCCTTCACGGCCGCTCGATGTTGCGACCTCCCGCAACTTGGCCGAAAAATGAGGAGGCGCTCTGGCACTTCTGTGTCTTCCTTGCCTCCCTCATCCTTGA
Encoded here:
- a CDS encoding protein of unknown function (Evidence 5 : No homology to any previously reported sequences), producing MGALGLAKKFGLNVQRNVCDVKVDSLNVKLDVTYFLKISYCFLTELGYTYFLGAAKLLILQWVQG
- a CDS encoding protein of unknown function (Evidence 5 : No homology to any previously reported sequences), which codes for MLEACIGPHCHRVEPSADGGFDGTLAASLTSARKVNCSRRGEVFMDKMEDNTEDLREEDAGIKDEGGKEDTEVPERLLIFRPSCGRSQHRAAVKALTEILSAFDHCGVEVVEGEEEMPRNLDRMIHKWAFQELVELEFGQDIVETLVLLNTMNSGVIRLT
- a CDS encoding protein of unknown function (Evidence 5 : No homology to any previously reported sequences) is translated as MIDMMPRPSRGDTPRDRLVLSVPPPGGFGSPVVRTTAATRDIILQLEDTIIRTAKPWNREDVLIHHTSMTAYTMLAVFHLGIRPRNTPHIGGADLTGATAHWVIQDKSSKIYFEERLLYVPPVVVHLVQQLGTFRGRLEREILNHLGSSAIARLPADPLFFFDTTGSVVPFSLKAFWAALCALPIGFPADTPRNFGRHWLRTRLAEDGVADDLMNMWFGHTAAGREPLANHASTCYGPALAQLRDRIAEYLRELGFKHLEYFRPTTRRRFL
- a CDS encoding protein of unknown function (Evidence 5 : No homology to any previously reported sequences), with amino-acid sequence MNQNYVLTEFLNRTGTRTATETSYWNSNIITHIRPHLLNALSGLPEHTVRRWLWALLSAADVPFECEGILAGEHVLRYLVDRHLSSTLSLTRINARSTTVSWQPNPLDPTIPHQVLDALFHALRGLSPERTAPLNRRPPQREGEIWSFYLQAFPFGKKCPSALLFATCGILLGLRLQLYHRNEPETLKWYATAARMLFKYFNHNRLTTPIQPLNRKDFLAIVEWSLQALTKNLRRSNDPKALRELYRVRLKRLFDGHQAKKHPHVGPTKNNIKTPEPAIASYEHRPMDDLPPEMAGDDPAAASLNPLHIDECVGYDTDDDDGTAGDTVIQERDLAIHRSAIYTQPPTQDVVPRKPSLSSSDVSRFILHQFPFWWDPLRGGIGPHRLIAWHRQIDAWLQTGVADGRLLVPPLSMYYGWAGFAITEIQVASYPTDEDAPTIPRDCFLFDPVRWLFFYYQQTLQGRSSFIPKSPDGWRPSTRWIAVPVAPRLSPLLATTLKFLDAHNALVEGASLLQILTRDGTLTPLTPRRFKQIHRSILKKTQRDLPTPPALARAFHPLITTLCGLDEVSARYLSRRTITRGFVQSHYTHLTFDRFFQVCYQAWNILDKWLCGFME
- a CDS encoding protein of unknown function (Evidence 5 : No homology to any previously reported sequences), whose product is MRLKQVKIPSFAFDSHSKLATYPKALASDGQIVTSGAMDVLLHVAKHPPTFAMIDGQTYLISNLLSWHLIREVLDRNEFVAAICDPSECSQHADVERFARYDDALHIGLVRTHTSAAKSRPTDTRKRHLEAGQICPVCINYRSDKVKPLEVPMSTDQNWRAVRARGLDGIVKCHRCRFRLTLSHEEYSRFLVYSLSTSEIVTMRLDGNQPVICPVCAARGRRGIVLMRWHDDCIVTRCSHCLYDFEAYSLRAEAA
- a CDS encoding protein of unknown function (Evidence 5 : No homology to any previously reported sequences), whose product is MGWAVNRGGYSGKVKGLALNFVEEQKACGVLIKGRLRGI